The genomic interval GCTTTTCTTTATCCTGTATACTTCTACAATATTAATACtagctgtaaaaataaatgaccTGACATTGGGGGTGAAGCGGGGGAGCTATGGGGGATTTGGGGGTGAAAAGGGGGGGAATGCAGGAGAGGTGTGGGGGTGGTATGGGATGAGAGGGCACTCACGCGACATGCACCCGCAGCGCCTCCCTCGTCCGGAACACGCGCGGGCAGCGCTCGCACGGCAGCCGCGCGGCGGCGCGGTGCCCGCGCACGTGGCGCTGCATCACCGTGCGCTTGCTGGCGTACCATACGTACATTAGTTAATTCATGAACATAGTACAGACTTCATCATCAActatccgttacttttcacagaatccgcttacataacctgaagatttaacaggtccggttttttacagaaccgactgcctgtctcaccttctaagccgcgaagggaaaccagcccaatacaggtagaatcttttaattttcaaaaaatgtatATATCAATGAACGTACTATGTGGTGTGGTCGCACTCCGTGCAGCGGTAGAGCACCGGCTGTCCCGTGTGGGCCAACCCGTGGTGCTCCAGCAGGTGCTGCCGCGACAGGCGCACCGCGCCGCATATCTTGCATTTATACCTgcaatcatttttatttcatgTGACGGCAAACGGGCAAACCtgccacctgatggtaagtggttGTTAACGACGGCCCCCGTCAAACTGTGAGTAATAGTATTATATATTCCAATACTATGATGATGTCGCCTCTCACCTGGTGGTGTGTGACTTCATGTGTCCGCGCAAAGACACGGCGCTGCGGCAGTACTGCGCGCAGATGTCGCACTTGAACGACCCGCTCGCCTGCGCACACGCACACAGACACAGATGGTATCTTTATTATTGTGttcatgtacatacatacatacatacatatacacggtgttagtgacatcgtaacaaataatgAGGGGGCGAtgcagaccatgaatctgacttgaaatcaagtttttttttttcaattctatacttttgcgatgacctgtcaaatcttcagcttaggtgcttacctaagctgaagatatCCGAAATTGGGGTCCGCTTGGACCCcgtcaaaaacgggataatgctagggagaataTCTACACACAttacacttttgcgatggtaaaatgatattaacccagaataatggtctgacccccgtcagtattcgttacattgtcactaacaccctgtatacaaccGTGGGTTCCGTACCGGGTCGTGGCTGAGCATGTGTTTGGCGAGCACGTCCTCGAAGTTGAACCCCTTGACACATCGCTCGCAGCGGTGCGGCGCGCGCACGTAGCGCGGGGACGACGCGCGCCGCGACCGCAGCTCCGCCACCACCTGCGGGCCGGGGGAGGGGGGGCGGGGGTCAGTGTGGGGGGGTTGAAATTAAACCCCGTCAAACAGTACTCGCAGCGGTACGGGGTTTTCGCGCGGCGTCTGCACAGCTCGGATAGCACCTGGGGTGAGTGGGGGATCATTTGTCGGGTGTTAGGAGGTCATTTTCGGGGTGTTGGGATCATTGTCGGGTTTGTTTGGGGATTATTGTCGGGTATTGGGGATCAGTGGTCAGTGTGGATTGAACTTAAACCCCGTCAAACAGTCTGCACGACTCGGATAGCACCTGGGGTGAGTGGGGGATCATTTTCGGGGTGTTGGatcattgaataaataaaataaaatactcgcAGCGGTGCGGCACACGCTGACAGTGGGGAGGCTATGCGCTGTCACGTATGCCTGATAGAACTTGTGTGTCGTTGATCAATGTGGagatgttgaaaaaaaaaattaaaaattcttggcagacctaagtttttttttaattctaattactaaattatttataGCCAGTTATTTAACTACGGCGATCGGAATCGCTAATTGTctaatataattttgattgtATAACAAGTTGaaaacacttaataagacacggcggatttattaaaaacttcatagaagggaagagaggaaggggaagaccaagaagagttaacatggaacaaattaaagagaaggcgaacgtcgtgtcttataagaaagtcAAAGCATTGGcctttaatagacaagaatggagaatgctccaccggcaagagcgtggttcttacaCACCTGATCCTTGGTGAGCTTGATGACGGTGTACTCGTCAGTCTCCTGCACCATCCGCGAGCTGAACCCGGCGCGCGGCTGCTCGCTGCGGCCGCTGCGCTTGCTGCGCTCGCTCCGGTACTGGCCCTCAGCTGGCGGTGGCTGGAGACCCggttttaaaatttttatttatttatacatataagaataaaaccatataatataattaataaaacaatataatgacGGGTAGGTGTTGTCCGGTCTGAGGGGGGGAGTCCGTTTCTACTCAGGGATGTAGAATAGGGTGTGAATCTACTCTGAATCACACCGCAACGTGAAGCCATGCAGCCTGACAGAGCCATGGTGGATCACGGGGTCACCAGTTTGGTGGcgtgggtgtgctgccgccaaaggatgttgtcggggtaccgaacagagcatagcaccccgctagccacaagttggtagtgtgactagggatcgacgatgcAACGGTGTTGTGTTTGAAGTTGTatatagcgcgtttcaggactgcattattgaatgtggcgccatctattgcatgtgggcggaactagctggccaactagttgggtctgcCACATCCCTCTGACTAAACTACGATATAACTATGTTATGTCTCACCTGtccatttttcttcttcttctttcgagGTTTATCACCATCACTCCTGAGCATCACTAGTggcgtatcatcatcatcatctatggACGTGTTGTTTAATGGGTCATCATAAACCTCCTCCTTCATAGACATATCCAACTGTAAAGGTTCACATTCCTCCTCGGTCTCCATAGGTACGTCCAGCTCTGGTTCACACGCCTCCTCGGTCTTCAGAGGTGTACCCACATCCAGGTCTTCGGGCCCCAGGTAGTATACTAAGGGTGCTGTTATCGTGAAATTGTGTACTAGAGTCGATTGCAGCTTTGTGAAGTTGAATTTTGAGCCCTGAAATGTGAAAAATAAATTCTCAGTTAAATTTTTTACCAATCCatagtggagcagtgtggtggactatgctccaccAGGTCCCTTTCCTCGGGTCGATTGTGCGGTgggctatgcccagcagtgggacatatacagggtgttagtgatattgtaactaatactttttttttattgcaccatcccatGCTCCAATACATAAAGTTCTTTCACGAGTTCtttcctaaggttgcctggcagtgatggctgtttagcaataaggccgcctattgtgcttattttactCGTTTGTAcatgtcttgtctttgtgtaataaagaattattgactggttgattgattgtttttttttaagacacccatgtttttttttaatgtgattcattACAGATTTGCCAGCATATGACATTCACtatatggccggacaaatggggacctgTAAAGTAGCTTCATGAGGGTCTTTCATTACGCATGGATGagtttacatacatacctgCTGCAAAGCCGTACTGAGAAGGTAGTGTGCATCTTGACAACGGCTGGTGAACAGCAGATACTTGCTGATGATGTGGCCACAACACTCGCACACCGACATCTTGCAGTCAGCCATGGTGGTTACCGGCTGCAAATCCTACAAATTTTTTCTTTACTGTTTATTTCTGCACTTAACAACAAAAcgaaaatatacttttaaagattcacacattttatatgtaataaacaatttttacagacatacatacataaaatcacgcctatttcccaccggggtacgcagagattatggaattccatgtgcttcaatcctgacatacttctcttgcatcctccacattcatcaatcgtttcatacatgcacgccgcttcagagtaaatcgtactgaaccctttctaaggacatctcctatTTGGTCAATGCTACTAgctcttcctctgccagctgaACCACCAATCTTCGCTttatatgcagggtgttagtgacatcgtaaggaaatttttgagggatgattcaggccatgattccgagttgatatcatgtggaattctccgtcgcaaaagtatggaatggaaaataattttaaaaaaaaactaaaaattttcataaatttttcgacagcaaaatccacttgatgtcaactctgaatcaccccctcagcattcgtttcGATGTTGAGGTGTTAGCCTTGTATAATAGGAATACTATCGATGAAATAATAGGATGATGCATATGCATGAGAGCAGGACAAGAAGATAGAGAACTGCTTAGTGGGTaccaattttaaaacaaaataatctaAACTAACCTTACCTTATAAACAACACTTTGATACCATTTCAGTTCATCGACGTACATCGGACGCACTCCCGCCGTTGTAAAACACACTCGGCACATGTTTGAAATGACGCtcgaatttatatttaaatatgtttcagtCATTTTCGGCGAAAAATTGGGAATAATTTCGGAGACGCTAGCCGACGTCGCAAAATCAGCTGTCTGTGTCGATCAAATTGTATATCTGtcaaactgttttttttattgattgaaGCAAAGGTCAATTACTCAATCTCGATTGATCAATCAACGTTttatcatacaattttttttgttgcaggcaaagatctgaggcaTACAGCGTGGACTTCAGTAATTTATTCttcgaaatatatttattacatggGTCAAGTCTAGCATAGGTATCTGACCTTTAGACTTCGTATCTAAAATGTCCACATTATGAGGTAGGAGTTTATAGGGGCTtgagtaaaaaataattgttttatttgtttgatgtaatttatttaaaattattatgttgatGTCCGGAACAGTAATGACATGatacatttataaattaacTTATAACTATTGGGTTGCTtggtatttattaaatataacacCTTGAAAGACCTTATTTACATTACGAATCCTAGATTTGATTGTCATacagattaattattattacaatatcacaaaaaatattcaacCCATCgacattatatacataaacattgAAACGGTACGTACATAAAACATGAAATGTTACGTACAGGGACGTCGGAAGAAGAGCCCTTTACCTAGCAGTGCATCTTGGAGTATAGGCATAAATTATTATAGGTAATTTAAGACTATTTGATAGTATGAGTCCTAGAATTGTGTGATGTAAAATAAatcgattttaaataattaggtcACTAACAGacttttataggtatgtatctatgtatacttatatttataaatgtcgAGTGTATGGATCGTAAAAAAAGTGTAAAACAAACGTGATGaacctaagtacttatttcaataTGTTTTGGACAAATGTAGTATTTGAATAGATATTTCATATCagtaaaaatacattaaaaaataaataaaagaaagattatttttttcacttaaATGCATCATTTCAAAGTACAATGTGTGGGAGGTATGTGATGTCagatgtaattaattaaaatgggACACACACGTATTAAGGTTTATTGTAAGCGAATATGCGATAGATACCTAATTACTTATGTAAATTCCTTTTACATCTCACTACGAGACACAAGGCTCCTCGCAATCGATAATGTATGAACTatgttacttattaaataaaaatatttttgaatttaaaaacattggccccgattcccgcagacacagcctaattttattttaagttatatccgtaatttttttgtcagtcgaaatggaaagggacggatgattgacagctcttaattttaggaagaatgagtaaatgaatgaatagcccgggcgaataaaataggcatctcgctggtatgtaatccgtttgac from Pectinophora gossypiella chromosome 29, ilPecGoss1.1, whole genome shotgun sequence carries:
- the LOC126379477 gene encoding zinc finger protein 568-like, producing the protein MTETYLNINSSVISNMCRVCFTTAGVRPMYVDELKWYQSVVYKDLQPVTTMADCKMSVCECCGHIISKYLLFTSRCQDAHYLLSTALQQGSKFNFTKLQSTLVHNFTITAPLVYYLGPEDLDVGTPLKTEEACEPELDVPMETEEECEPLQLDMSMKEEVYDDPLNNTSIDDDDDTPLVMLRSDGDKPRKKKKKNGQPPPAEGQYRSERSKRSGRSEQPRAGFSSRMVQETDEYTVIKLTKDQVVAELRSRRASSPRYVRAPHRCERCVKGFNFEDVLAKHMLSHDPASGSFKCDICAQYCRSAVSLRGHMKSHTTRYKCKICGAVRLSRQHLLEHHGLAHTGQPVLYRCTECDHTTYKRTVMQRHVRGHRAAARLPCERCPRVFRTREALRVHVARHDGSRRAACPQCGRRFLYASQLHKHVQSVHDRTDYYCVECDHRFKSPENLRLHFKKSKRHRDPATNTEPSSEGRAAAAFPCGLCGKVFTRKSVLTAHARTHAAPHT